In Poecile atricapillus isolate bPoeAtr1 chromosome 9, bPoeAtr1.hap1, whole genome shotgun sequence, the following are encoded in one genomic region:
- the GNL3 gene encoding guanine nucleotide-binding protein-like 3 produces MKRPKLRKASKRLSCHKRYKIQKKIREHHRKVRKEAKKRGHRKPKKDPGIPGAAPFKEQLLREAEQRKQRLEELKQKQKLNRQKEHEKRRKLEAKKDADTIKEKTEGKESSGKSKGNTTKLLNKNSKNSFCRELMKVLEASDVVLEVLDARDPMGCRCPQLEQAVTCSGGNKKLLLVLNKIDLVPKDNVEKWLNYLKKEFPTVAFKSATMMKDKTMQVQVTKRHGRIDFSESSQYFGSKCLSKLLQEYGKTQDKAIQVGVVGFPNVGKSSIINSLKGKRACNVGLTRGVTRSIQAVHLDKQTKMLDSPSIIADPSNNALALALRSIIDPEGPVPAGVLEGVNAIINHCSKQQVMMHYNIPDFRDPEEFLSLLAHKRGMLKRGAVPDIENAAKLVLCDWTGARIKYYSQPPGFQKLPPYLTEQKIAEMQEGFNLNNLERENSNTVQALKHPSPASSIAFQSAGMTNGIIEENKVIEEESEWQDMETSKEEEEEEEEFTESDDDEDNMEDDGDDDVKEESQVEVTRKAKPGKQQTNPTDSKEQRAENERSRLLSFSVDKPVDEDDAYDFNTDYV; encoded by the exons ATGAAGCGGCCGA AGCTGAGGAAGGCGAGCAAGAGGCTGAGCTGCCACAAGCGCTACAAGATCCAGAAGAAG ATCAGAGAACACCACCGAAAAGTCAGGAAGGAGGCCAAGAAACGTGGACACAGAAAGCCCAAGAAAGACCCCGGAATTCCCGGTGCTGCGCCGTTTAAGGAACAGCTTTTGCGGGAAGCCGAGCAAAGAAAGCAGAGG CTTGAAGAactgaaacaaaagcagaagctCAACAGGCAGAAAGAACATGAAAAGAGGAGGAAGCTGGAAGCTAAAAAGGATGCAGATACAATCAAGgagaaaacagagggaaag GAATCCTCTGGCAAATCAAAAGGAAATACTACAAAGCTGCTGAATAAAAATTCTAAGAATTCATTCTGCAGGGAGCTCATGAAG GTGCTTGAGGCCTCAGATGTGGTTCTGGAGGTTTTGGATGCCAGAGATCCGATGGGCTGCCGGTGTCCTCAGCTGGAGCAAGCTGTCACTTGTTCTGGAGGAAACAAAAAGCTATTGTTGGTTCTGAACAAAATTG ATTTAGTGCCAAAGGACAACGTAGAGAAATGGTTGAATTATTTGAAGAAGGAGTTTCCAACAGTTGCTTTTAAGTCAGCAACAATGATGAAGGACAAGACTATG CAGGTACAGGTCACAAAAAGACATGGACGTATTGATTTCTCAGAATCCTCTCAGTATTTTGGAAGCAAATGCCTTTCAAAGCTTCTTCAAGAGTATGGCAAGACCCAAGACAAAGCCATTCAGGTTGGGGTAGTGG GTTTCCCTAACGTGGGAAAGAGCAGCATAATCAACAGTCTCAAGGGAAAACGTGCTTGCAATGTTGGCCTGACAAGAGGTGTTACCAG GTCCATTCAAGCTGTGCATCTTGATAAGCAGACAAAGATGCTGGACAGTCCAAGTATAATTGCAGATCCTTCCAACAATGCCCTGGCTCTGGCCTTGAGAAGTATCATAGACCCCGAAGGACCAGTCCCAGCAGGTGTGCTTGAAGGAGTAAATGCCATCATAAATCACTGCAGTAAGCAGCAG GTAATGATGCACTATAATATCCCAGATTTCAGGGACCCTGAAGAGTTTTTATCTTTACTGGCTCACAAGAGGGGCATGCTGAAAAGGGGAGCTGTTCCTGACATAGAAAATGCGGCTAAATTAGTGCTTTGTGACTGGACAGG agCCAGAATAAAGTACTATTCACAACCTCCAGGATTTCAGAAACTACCACCCTACCTTACAGAACAAAAAATAGCTGAAATGCAGGAAGGCTTTAATTTAAATAACCTAGAACGAGAAAACAGCAACACTGTTCAAG CTTTAAAGCACCCCAGTCCAGCAAGCAGCATTGCTTTTCAGTCAGCTGGAATGACAAATGGGATAATAGAGGAAAATAAAGTGATAGAGGAAGAATCAGAGTGGCAAGACATGGAAACAagcaaggaggaggaagaggaggaagaggaattCACAGAAAGTGATGACGATGAAGATAACATGGaagatgatggtgatgatgatgtcAAAGAG GAAAGCCAAGTTGAGGTCACCAGAAAAGCAAAGCCTGGAAAACAGCAAACGAATCCTACTGATTCCAAAGAGCAGAGGGCAG AAAATGAACGTTCCAGATTACTGTCCTTCAGCGTAGATAAACCAGTAGATGAAGATGATGCCTATGATTTTAATACAGACTATGTGTAA
- the SPCS1 gene encoding signal peptidase complex subunit 1 isoform X1 produces the protein MAGAGGDNPGRRSSGRGGRGVFPASSAAAFRSTAKSAGGCGEAAPSPENSRAPPGSVQTAAKRNGKKPEKRRRHAERVPLHPHADGDVVKPAEEVFSATDYKGQKLAEQIFQGIILVSAVIGFIYGYITEQFGWTVYIVMAGFALSCLLTLPPWPMYRRNPLKWLPVQESGTEEKKAADRKPKRHSKS, from the exons ATGGCCGGGGCTGGAGGCGACAACCCCGGCCGACGGAGCTCTGGGCGGGGCGGACGGGGCGTGTTTCCGGCCAGCTCAGCAGCCGCCTTCCGCTCCACCGCGAAGAGCGCCGGTGGCTGCGGAGAGGCCGCGCCGAGCCCCGAGAACAGCAGGGCCCCGCCCGGGAGCGTGCAGACTGCTGCGAAGAGGAACGGGAAGAAGCCGGAGAAGCGCCGCCGCCATGCTGAGCGTGTTCCGCTCCATCCCCACGCAGATG GTGATGTGGTCAAGCCTGCAGAGGAGGTGTTTTCAGCcact GACTACAAGGGCCAAAAATTAGCAGAACAGATTTTTCAAGGAATCATTCTTGTCTCTGCA GTAATTGGTTTCATCTACGGGTACATCACTGAACAGTTTGGATGGACTGTCTACATAGTTATGGCTGGATTTGCTTTATCATGTTTG CTGACACTCCCTCCGTGGCCCATGTACCGTCGCAATCCCCTCAAGTGGCTGCCTGTCCAGGAGTCAGGCACAGAAGAGAAGAAGGCAGCAGACAGGAAGCCAAAGAGACATTCTAAAAGCTAA
- the NEK4 gene encoding serine/threonine-protein kinase Nek4 isoform X2 gives MPLAAYCFLRAVGKGSYGEVSLARHRQDRKQYVIKKLNLRSASSRERRAAEQEAQLLSQLRHPNIVTYRESWQGDDGHLYIVMGFCEGGDLYHKLKEQKGKLLPENQVVEWFVQIAMALQYLHEKHILHRDLKTQNIFLTRTNIIKVGDLGIARVLENQYDMANTLIGTPYYMSPELFSNKPYNYKSDVWALGCCVYEMATLKHAFNAKDMNSLAYRIIEGKLPPMPKDYSPQLVEIIQTMLNKKPEERPSVKSILRQPYIKQQISLFLEATKAKAARNHKKTVNSKPKDPCSVVSAKNESHSRNVTHQNHSSEQARKYKVDEEDCVTKCKATKFCPSEKPAVELERKPSKNDLTSLGDSIATISGVNIDVSMSERMKCGREKRGSESITESNKAKHLHVPGHSKITSNNPPIKEDGQQQRAKQAFKAESIESQPSSVDSVEDDDDTLKLLQPVSKDQKQTELDDVSHGASGDVQGKMTFHIQPHSSVNEPSLSQQQQQKRELAEGCSEKFRAVSPRPLPVPSDVTAKTAQRGAEHPEPADSAKPSQAAIPKERPLSARERRRLKQSREMLPSVVPARQALNGAVVEAKSLVENCVKVPQSSSDPSISQRKKAHCLSDDELSSSTSSTDKSDGDSKEKKSSVNEMNDLVQLMTWTLKMDSKESSECCVTSTPAPEFKLHRKYRDTLILHGKSPDESEELKMEEIPSDMLSVPYKIRRMVEILRSDVVQGLGVKLLEKVYRIMEEDDEAKRELQLREHMGDKYISYSAKARHLKFLEENVKL, from the exons ATGCCCCTGGCTGCCTACTGCTTCCTGCGGGCCGTGGGCAAGGGCAGCTACGGGGAGGTGAGCCTGGCGCGGCACCGCCAGGACCGCAAGCAG TATGTCATCAAAAAATTAAACCTTAGAAGTGCTTCCAGCCGtgagaggagagcagcagagcaagaGGCACAGCTTCTGTCCCAGCTGAGACACCCCAACATTGTCACCTACAGAGAGTCCTGGCAGGGGGATGATGGCCACCTCTACATTGTGATGGGCTTCTGTGAGGGAGGAGACCTCTATCACAAACTCAAGGAGCAGAAGGGAAAACTCTTGCCTGAGAATCAGGTGGTGGAGTGGTTTGTCCAGATTGCCATGGCACTGCAG TATTTACATGAAAAGCACATTCTACACAGAGATCTTAAAACTCAGAATATTTTCCTGACACGAACAAATATAATCAAAGTGGGAGACCTGGGAATAGCCAGAGTGTTGGAAAACCAATATGACATGGCCAACACACTCATAGGCACCCCATACTACATGAGCCCTGAACTCTTCTCTAACAAACCCTACAACTACAAG TCTGATGTTTGGGCCTTGGGCTGCTGTGTTTATGAGATGGCGACACTGAAACACGCTTTCAATGCCAAGGACATGAACTCCTTGGCTTACCGAATTATTGAAGGGAAG CTGCCACCCATGCCAAAGGATTACAGCCCACAGCTGGTAGAAATAATACAAACTATGCTCAATAAAAAACCTGAGGAAAGACCTAGTGTGAAAAGCATCCTGCGACAGCCATATATTAAACAACagatttctttgtttctggaAGCCACAAAGGC GAAAGCTGCTAGAAATCATAAGAAAACAGTGAATTCTAAGCCTAAAGACCCTTGTTCTGTCGTCTCAGCAAAGAATGAATCTCACAGCAGGAATGTTACACACCAAAACCACTCCTCTGAGCAAGCTAGAAAATACAAAGTT GATGAAGAAGATTGCGTCACCAAATGTAAAGCCACCAAATTTTGTCCCTCAGAGAAACCAGCTGTTGAGTTGGAaagaaaaccaagcaaaaatGATCTGACCAGCTTGGGAGACTCCATAGCTACCATCAGTGGAGTGAACATTGATGTCTCCATGTCAGAGAGGATGAAGTGTGGAAGGGAGAAGCGTGGCAGTGAGAGTATTACAGAGAGTAATAAAGCAAAGCATTTACATGTTCCAGGCCATTCTAAAATAACATCTAATAACCCACCAATTAAGGAAGATGGACAACAgcaaagagcaaaacaggcttttAAAGCTGAAAGTATTGAGTCTCAGCCATCTTCTGTTGATTCTGTGGAAGATGATGATGACACTTTGAAACTACTGCAGCCTGTATCAAAAGACCAAAAGCAAACTGAGCTG GATGATGTCAGTCATGGAGCTTCAGGAGATGTTCAGGGAAAAATGACCTTCCACATACAGCCTCACAGCTCTGTCAATGAACCCTCtctctcacagcagcagcagcagaagagagaGCTTGCTGAAGGCTGCTCAGAGAAG TTCAGAGCAGTTTCTCCTCGGCCTCTACCTGTTCCTTCTGATGTGACCGCAAAGACAGCCCAGAGGGGTGCAGAGCACCCTGAGCCTGCAGATAGTGCCAAACCCAGCCAAGCAGCCATTCCAAAG GAGCGGCCCTTGTCAGCAAGAGAACGGAGGAGGCTGAAACAGTCTCGGGAGATGCTTCCCTCTG TGGTTCCAGCGAGACAGGCATTAAATGGTGCAGTAGTTGAAGCGAAGTCACTTGTGGAAAATTGTGTTAAAGTTCCCCAGTCCTCATCGGATCCCAGTATTTCTCAG AGAAAGAAAGCCCATTGCCTGTCTGATGATGAGCTAAGCTCTTCCACAAGCTCTACAGACAAGTCTGATGGTGATTCCAAGGAGAA GAAAAGCAGTGTGAATGAAATGAATGACTTAGTGCAGCTGATGACATGGACACTGAAAATGGACTCCAAGGAGAGCTCTGAGTGCTGTGTAACCTCAACCCCAGCCCCAGAGTTTAAACTTCATAGAAAATATAGAGACACTTTGATTTTGCATGGAAAATCACCTGATGAATCAGAGGaattaaaaatggaagagaTTCCTTCAG aTATGTTATCGGTCCCTTACAAGATTAGGAGAATGGTTGAAATCCTGAGATCTGATGTGGTGCAAGGATTGGGAGTGAAACTTCTTGAGAAGGTTTACAGAATCATGGAAGAAGATGACGAAGCAAAAAGAGAG CTGCAGTTGCGGGAGCACATGGGAGACAAGTACATAAGTTACAGTGCGAAGGCTCGGCACCTGAAATTCCTTGAAGAAAATGTGAAGCTCTGA
- the GLT8D1 gene encoding glycosyltransferase 8 domain-containing protein 1: MTLRKVNISILIVAVVIFLLVIHHNFLSLSDFLRRELSDPSPLGLQPIDFIPAAPQRLTDERNDKEISVVIAASDERLGGAIAAMNSIYQHTRSNVVFHIVTLNDTVDHLRMWLRSPPLKNMRYRILDFDPRVLEGKVQVDPQKPDTFKPLTFARFYLPNLVPHAEKVIYVDDDVIVQDDIVELYNTPLKPGHAAAFSDDCDSTSSKVAVRGAGNQYNYIGFLDYKKETIRKLAMKANTCSFNPGVFVANLTEWKLQNITKQLEKWMALNVVEELYSKTLAGSITTPPLLIVFYKLHSSIDPMWNVRHLGSSAGKRYSPQFVKAAKLLHWNGHFKPWGRTASYAEVWEKWYVPDPAGKFNLIRRHSEAYEAK, translated from the exons ATGACGTTAAGGAAAG TGAACATTTCCATCCTTATAGTGGCTGTGGTCATATTTTTGCTAGTTATTCATCATAACTTCCTAAGCCTTAGTGACTTCTTGAGACGGGAATTGTCAG ATCCAAGTCCTTTAGGACTTCAGCCTATAGATTttattcctgcagctccccagaggCTGACAGATGAGAGGAATGACAAGGAGATTTCTGTGGTCATCGCAGCCTCAGATGAGAGGCTCGGGGGTGCAATTGCAGCTATGAACAGCATTTACCAGCACACCAGATCCAACGTGGTTTTCCACATTGTTACTTTGAATGATACTGTGGATCACTTGAG GATGTGGCTGAGGAGCCCTCCTCTGAAAAATATGAGGTACCGAATTTTGGATTTTGACCCTCGTGTCTTAGAAGGCAAAGTACAAGTGGATCCCCAAAAGCCAGACACCTTCAAACCA TTAACCTTTGCAAGATTCTACTTGCCCAACTTGGTACCTCATGCAGAGAAGGTCATCTATGTGGATGATGATGTAATAGTGCAAG ATGATATTGTTGAACTTTACAACACTCCATTGAAACCTGGACACGCAGCTGCATTTTCAGATGACTGTGACTCAACCAGTAGTAAAGTTGCTGTCCGTGGAGCAGGCAATCAG tatAATTACATTGGGTTTTTAGATTACAAAAAAGAAACCATCCGAAAGCTTGCCATGAAAGCCAACACCTGCTCTTTCAATCCCGGAGTTTTTGTTGCCAATTTGACTGAGTGGAAATTACAGAACATCACTAAACAGCTGGAAAAGTGGATGGCACTTAATGTGGT AGAGGAACTCTACAGTAAGACTCTGGCTGGCAGCATCACAACACCTCCACTGCTAATTGTATTTTACAAGCTACATTCCAGTATTGATCCCATGTGGAACGTCCGACATCTCG GGTCTAGTGCTGGGAAAAGGTACTCTCCTCAGTTTGTGAAAGCTGCCAAGCTGCTCCATTGGAATGGACATTTCAAACCCTGGGGAAGAACAGCTTCCTATGCAGAAGTCTGGGAGAAGTGGTATGTCCCCGACCCTGCAGGCAAGTTCAACCTGATCCGCAGACACTCAGAAGCCTATGAAGCAAAGTAG
- the SPCS1 gene encoding signal peptidase complex subunit 1 isoform X2 encodes MLSVFRSIPTQMDYKGQKLAEQIFQGIILVSAVIGFIYGYITEQFGWTVYIVMAGFALSCLLTLPPWPMYRRNPLKWLPVQESGTEEKKAADRKPKRHSKS; translated from the exons ATGCTGAGCGTGTTCCGCTCCATCCCCACGCAGATG GACTACAAGGGCCAAAAATTAGCAGAACAGATTTTTCAAGGAATCATTCTTGTCTCTGCA GTAATTGGTTTCATCTACGGGTACATCACTGAACAGTTTGGATGGACTGTCTACATAGTTATGGCTGGATTTGCTTTATCATGTTTG CTGACACTCCCTCCGTGGCCCATGTACCGTCGCAATCCCCTCAAGTGGCTGCCTGTCCAGGAGTCAGGCACAGAAGAGAAGAAGGCAGCAGACAGGAAGCCAAAGAGACATTCTAAAAGCTAA
- the NEK4 gene encoding serine/threonine-protein kinase Nek4 isoform X3 — protein MPLAAYCFLRAVGKGSYGEVSLARHRQDRKQYVIKKLNLRSASSRERRAAEQEAQLLSQLRHPNIVTYRESWQGDDGHLYIVMGFCEGGDLYHKLKEQKGKLLPENQVVEWFVQIAMALQYLHEKHILHRDLKTQNIFLTRTNIIKVGDLGIARVLENQYDMANTLIGTPYYMSPELFSNKPYNYKSDVWALGCCVYEMATLKHAFNAKDMNSLAYRIIEGKLPPMPKDYSPQLVEIIQTMLNKKPEERPSVKSILRQPYIKQQISLFLEATKAKAARNHKKTVNSKPKDPCSVVSAKNESHSRNVTHQNHSSEQARKYKVDEEDCVTKCKATKFCPSEKPAVELERKPSKNDLTSLGDSIATISGVNIDVSMSERMKCGREKRGSESITESNKAKHLHVPGHSKITSNNPPIKEDGQQQRAKQAFKAESIESQPSSVDSVEDDDDTLKLLQPVSKDQKQTELSLDSTEKLLAPFVPAVIQDDVSHGASGDVQGKMTFHIQPHSSVNEPSLSQQQQQKRELAEGCSEKFRAVSPRPLPVPSDVTAKTAQRGAEHPEPADSAKPSQAAIPKERPLSARERRRLKQSREMLPSVVPARQALNGAVVEAKSLVENCVKVPQSSSDPSISQRKKAHCLSDDELSSSTSSTDKSDGDSKEKKSSVNEMNDLVQLMTWTLKMDSKESSECCVTSTPAPEFKLHRKYRDTLILHGKSPDESEELKMEEIPSDMLSVPYKIRRMVEILRSDVVQGLGVKLLEKVYRIMEEDDEAKRECQ, from the exons ATGCCCCTGGCTGCCTACTGCTTCCTGCGGGCCGTGGGCAAGGGCAGCTACGGGGAGGTGAGCCTGGCGCGGCACCGCCAGGACCGCAAGCAG TATGTCATCAAAAAATTAAACCTTAGAAGTGCTTCCAGCCGtgagaggagagcagcagagcaagaGGCACAGCTTCTGTCCCAGCTGAGACACCCCAACATTGTCACCTACAGAGAGTCCTGGCAGGGGGATGATGGCCACCTCTACATTGTGATGGGCTTCTGTGAGGGAGGAGACCTCTATCACAAACTCAAGGAGCAGAAGGGAAAACTCTTGCCTGAGAATCAGGTGGTGGAGTGGTTTGTCCAGATTGCCATGGCACTGCAG TATTTACATGAAAAGCACATTCTACACAGAGATCTTAAAACTCAGAATATTTTCCTGACACGAACAAATATAATCAAAGTGGGAGACCTGGGAATAGCCAGAGTGTTGGAAAACCAATATGACATGGCCAACACACTCATAGGCACCCCATACTACATGAGCCCTGAACTCTTCTCTAACAAACCCTACAACTACAAG TCTGATGTTTGGGCCTTGGGCTGCTGTGTTTATGAGATGGCGACACTGAAACACGCTTTCAATGCCAAGGACATGAACTCCTTGGCTTACCGAATTATTGAAGGGAAG CTGCCACCCATGCCAAAGGATTACAGCCCACAGCTGGTAGAAATAATACAAACTATGCTCAATAAAAAACCTGAGGAAAGACCTAGTGTGAAAAGCATCCTGCGACAGCCATATATTAAACAACagatttctttgtttctggaAGCCACAAAGGC GAAAGCTGCTAGAAATCATAAGAAAACAGTGAATTCTAAGCCTAAAGACCCTTGTTCTGTCGTCTCAGCAAAGAATGAATCTCACAGCAGGAATGTTACACACCAAAACCACTCCTCTGAGCAAGCTAGAAAATACAAAGTT GATGAAGAAGATTGCGTCACCAAATGTAAAGCCACCAAATTTTGTCCCTCAGAGAAACCAGCTGTTGAGTTGGAaagaaaaccaagcaaaaatGATCTGACCAGCTTGGGAGACTCCATAGCTACCATCAGTGGAGTGAACATTGATGTCTCCATGTCAGAGAGGATGAAGTGTGGAAGGGAGAAGCGTGGCAGTGAGAGTATTACAGAGAGTAATAAAGCAAAGCATTTACATGTTCCAGGCCATTCTAAAATAACATCTAATAACCCACCAATTAAGGAAGATGGACAACAgcaaagagcaaaacaggcttttAAAGCTGAAAGTATTGAGTCTCAGCCATCTTCTGTTGATTCTGTGGAAGATGATGATGACACTTTGAAACTACTGCAGCCTGTATCAAAAGACCAAAAGCAAACTGAGCTG AGCTTGGATTCTACTGAAAAGCTGCTAGCACCCTTTGTTCCTGCTGTAATTCAA GATGATGTCAGTCATGGAGCTTCAGGAGATGTTCAGGGAAAAATGACCTTCCACATACAGCCTCACAGCTCTGTCAATGAACCCTCtctctcacagcagcagcagcagaagagagaGCTTGCTGAAGGCTGCTCAGAGAAG TTCAGAGCAGTTTCTCCTCGGCCTCTACCTGTTCCTTCTGATGTGACCGCAAAGACAGCCCAGAGGGGTGCAGAGCACCCTGAGCCTGCAGATAGTGCCAAACCCAGCCAAGCAGCCATTCCAAAG GAGCGGCCCTTGTCAGCAAGAGAACGGAGGAGGCTGAAACAGTCTCGGGAGATGCTTCCCTCTG TGGTTCCAGCGAGACAGGCATTAAATGGTGCAGTAGTTGAAGCGAAGTCACTTGTGGAAAATTGTGTTAAAGTTCCCCAGTCCTCATCGGATCCCAGTATTTCTCAG AGAAAGAAAGCCCATTGCCTGTCTGATGATGAGCTAAGCTCTTCCACAAGCTCTACAGACAAGTCTGATGGTGATTCCAAGGAGAA GAAAAGCAGTGTGAATGAAATGAATGACTTAGTGCAGCTGATGACATGGACACTGAAAATGGACTCCAAGGAGAGCTCTGAGTGCTGTGTAACCTCAACCCCAGCCCCAGAGTTTAAACTTCATAGAAAATATAGAGACACTTTGATTTTGCATGGAAAATCACCTGATGAATCAGAGGaattaaaaatggaagagaTTCCTTCAG aTATGTTATCGGTCCCTTACAAGATTAGGAGAATGGTTGAAATCCTGAGATCTGATGTGGTGCAAGGATTGGGAGTGAAACTTCTTGAGAAGGTTTACAGAATCATGGAAGAAGATGACGAAGCAAAAAGAGAG tgcCAGTAA
- the NEK4 gene encoding serine/threonine-protein kinase Nek4 isoform X1 → MPLAAYCFLRAVGKGSYGEVSLARHRQDRKQYVIKKLNLRSASSRERRAAEQEAQLLSQLRHPNIVTYRESWQGDDGHLYIVMGFCEGGDLYHKLKEQKGKLLPENQVVEWFVQIAMALQYLHEKHILHRDLKTQNIFLTRTNIIKVGDLGIARVLENQYDMANTLIGTPYYMSPELFSNKPYNYKSDVWALGCCVYEMATLKHAFNAKDMNSLAYRIIEGKLPPMPKDYSPQLVEIIQTMLNKKPEERPSVKSILRQPYIKQQISLFLEATKAKAARNHKKTVNSKPKDPCSVVSAKNESHSRNVTHQNHSSEQARKYKVDEEDCVTKCKATKFCPSEKPAVELERKPSKNDLTSLGDSIATISGVNIDVSMSERMKCGREKRGSESITESNKAKHLHVPGHSKITSNNPPIKEDGQQQRAKQAFKAESIESQPSSVDSVEDDDDTLKLLQPVSKDQKQTELSLDSTEKLLAPFVPAVIQDDVSHGASGDVQGKMTFHIQPHSSVNEPSLSQQQQQKRELAEGCSEKFRAVSPRPLPVPSDVTAKTAQRGAEHPEPADSAKPSQAAIPKERPLSARERRRLKQSREMLPSVVPARQALNGAVVEAKSLVENCVKVPQSSSDPSISQRKKAHCLSDDELSSSTSSTDKSDGDSKEKKSSVNEMNDLVQLMTWTLKMDSKESSECCVTSTPAPEFKLHRKYRDTLILHGKSPDESEELKMEEIPSDMLSVPYKIRRMVEILRSDVVQGLGVKLLEKVYRIMEEDDEAKRELQLREHMGDKYISYSAKARHLKFLEENVKL, encoded by the exons ATGCCCCTGGCTGCCTACTGCTTCCTGCGGGCCGTGGGCAAGGGCAGCTACGGGGAGGTGAGCCTGGCGCGGCACCGCCAGGACCGCAAGCAG TATGTCATCAAAAAATTAAACCTTAGAAGTGCTTCCAGCCGtgagaggagagcagcagagcaagaGGCACAGCTTCTGTCCCAGCTGAGACACCCCAACATTGTCACCTACAGAGAGTCCTGGCAGGGGGATGATGGCCACCTCTACATTGTGATGGGCTTCTGTGAGGGAGGAGACCTCTATCACAAACTCAAGGAGCAGAAGGGAAAACTCTTGCCTGAGAATCAGGTGGTGGAGTGGTTTGTCCAGATTGCCATGGCACTGCAG TATTTACATGAAAAGCACATTCTACACAGAGATCTTAAAACTCAGAATATTTTCCTGACACGAACAAATATAATCAAAGTGGGAGACCTGGGAATAGCCAGAGTGTTGGAAAACCAATATGACATGGCCAACACACTCATAGGCACCCCATACTACATGAGCCCTGAACTCTTCTCTAACAAACCCTACAACTACAAG TCTGATGTTTGGGCCTTGGGCTGCTGTGTTTATGAGATGGCGACACTGAAACACGCTTTCAATGCCAAGGACATGAACTCCTTGGCTTACCGAATTATTGAAGGGAAG CTGCCACCCATGCCAAAGGATTACAGCCCACAGCTGGTAGAAATAATACAAACTATGCTCAATAAAAAACCTGAGGAAAGACCTAGTGTGAAAAGCATCCTGCGACAGCCATATATTAAACAACagatttctttgtttctggaAGCCACAAAGGC GAAAGCTGCTAGAAATCATAAGAAAACAGTGAATTCTAAGCCTAAAGACCCTTGTTCTGTCGTCTCAGCAAAGAATGAATCTCACAGCAGGAATGTTACACACCAAAACCACTCCTCTGAGCAAGCTAGAAAATACAAAGTT GATGAAGAAGATTGCGTCACCAAATGTAAAGCCACCAAATTTTGTCCCTCAGAGAAACCAGCTGTTGAGTTGGAaagaaaaccaagcaaaaatGATCTGACCAGCTTGGGAGACTCCATAGCTACCATCAGTGGAGTGAACATTGATGTCTCCATGTCAGAGAGGATGAAGTGTGGAAGGGAGAAGCGTGGCAGTGAGAGTATTACAGAGAGTAATAAAGCAAAGCATTTACATGTTCCAGGCCATTCTAAAATAACATCTAATAACCCACCAATTAAGGAAGATGGACAACAgcaaagagcaaaacaggcttttAAAGCTGAAAGTATTGAGTCTCAGCCATCTTCTGTTGATTCTGTGGAAGATGATGATGACACTTTGAAACTACTGCAGCCTGTATCAAAAGACCAAAAGCAAACTGAGCTG AGCTTGGATTCTACTGAAAAGCTGCTAGCACCCTTTGTTCCTGCTGTAATTCAA GATGATGTCAGTCATGGAGCTTCAGGAGATGTTCAGGGAAAAATGACCTTCCACATACAGCCTCACAGCTCTGTCAATGAACCCTCtctctcacagcagcagcagcagaagagagaGCTTGCTGAAGGCTGCTCAGAGAAG TTCAGAGCAGTTTCTCCTCGGCCTCTACCTGTTCCTTCTGATGTGACCGCAAAGACAGCCCAGAGGGGTGCAGAGCACCCTGAGCCTGCAGATAGTGCCAAACCCAGCCAAGCAGCCATTCCAAAG GAGCGGCCCTTGTCAGCAAGAGAACGGAGGAGGCTGAAACAGTCTCGGGAGATGCTTCCCTCTG TGGTTCCAGCGAGACAGGCATTAAATGGTGCAGTAGTTGAAGCGAAGTCACTTGTGGAAAATTGTGTTAAAGTTCCCCAGTCCTCATCGGATCCCAGTATTTCTCAG AGAAAGAAAGCCCATTGCCTGTCTGATGATGAGCTAAGCTCTTCCACAAGCTCTACAGACAAGTCTGATGGTGATTCCAAGGAGAA GAAAAGCAGTGTGAATGAAATGAATGACTTAGTGCAGCTGATGACATGGACACTGAAAATGGACTCCAAGGAGAGCTCTGAGTGCTGTGTAACCTCAACCCCAGCCCCAGAGTTTAAACTTCATAGAAAATATAGAGACACTTTGATTTTGCATGGAAAATCACCTGATGAATCAGAGGaattaaaaatggaagagaTTCCTTCAG aTATGTTATCGGTCCCTTACAAGATTAGGAGAATGGTTGAAATCCTGAGATCTGATGTGGTGCAAGGATTGGGAGTGAAACTTCTTGAGAAGGTTTACAGAATCATGGAAGAAGATGACGAAGCAAAAAGAGAG CTGCAGTTGCGGGAGCACATGGGAGACAAGTACATAAGTTACAGTGCGAAGGCTCGGCACCTGAAATTCCTTGAAGAAAATGTGAAGCTCTGA